A genomic stretch from Myripristis murdjan chromosome 12, fMyrMur1.1, whole genome shotgun sequence includes:
- the LOC115369216 gene encoding gastrula zinc finger protein XlCGF57.1-like has translation MSELCELRSQVMRRQTAATEETLALPEETLAEYKLQNSRLKLKVERQQRLLDAILLPEVRLHRVVCKEEVPPEQLQWTPTLEFESPHIKEEQEELWTNQQGEQLQDVTKLPLSAVPVKSEEDEEEAEGNKDAHHFTGQMEAEDGEEERARNPEPSSEADTEDSDHWDETREAQSGSNPLSEVPLSHDSPDVGEKPASCSKTKTTGKSKIPCSLCGKQFTKKGDLNRHMRIHTGEKPFPCSVCGKGFARKGHLKLHMRNHTGEKPFPCSLCGKGFNKKGDLSRHMRIHTGEKPFPCSVCRKEFAQKVTLEIHMRIHTGEKPFPCSLCGKGFTKKGDLNRHMRIHTGEKPFPCSVCGKGFAQKGTLEVHMRIHTGEKPFPCSLCGTAFARKGILKLHMRIHTGEKPFPCSLCGKGFTHKGHLKLHMTNHTGEKPFPCSLCGTTFAQKGHLKQHMRIHTGEKPFVCSLCGKKFAQKGNLELHMRNHTGVKPFVCSLCGKGFTKKGDLKLHMRIHTGEKPFVCSLCGKGFADKGNLNKHMRTHTGENL, from the exons ATGTCTGAACTCTGCGAGCTGAGATCGCAGGTGATGCGGCGACAAACTGCAGCCAccgaggagacgctggctctgccggaggagacgctggccgaGTACAAGCTGCAAAACTCTCGCCTGaaactgaaggtggagaggcagcagaggctcctggacgccatcTTGCTGCCGGAGGTGCGACTGCACAGAG tagtgtgtaaagaagaggttccccctgagcagcttcagtggACCCCCACTCTGGAGTTTGAGTCCCCACACAttaaggaggaacaggaggaactctggaccaatcagcagggagagcagcttcaggatGTCACCAAGCTGCCGTTAAGTGCTgtccctgtgaagagtgaggaggatgaagaggaagctgaggGGAACAAAGACGCCCACCACTTcactggacagatggaagcagaagatggtgaagaggaacgagccaggaacccagaaccctcctctgaggctgaCACTGAAGACAGTGATCACTGGGATGAGACCAGAGAAGCTcagtcaggttcaaacccactgagtgaagtccctctcagtcatgacagtcctgatgtgggagagaaaccagcttcctgctccaagaCCAAGACCACAGGAAAGAGTAAaatcccctgctcactctgtggtaaacagTTTACCAAGAAAGGAGAcctcaacagacacatgagaattcacactggagagaaaccgtttccctgctcagtctgtggtaaagggtttgcacGTAAAGGGCACCTCAAGCTACACATGAGaaaccacactggagagaaaccattcccctgctcactctgtggtaaagggtttaacAAGAAAGGAGACCTCAgcagacacatgagaatccacactggagagaaaccattccccTGCTCAGTCTGTCGTAAAGAGTTTGCACAGAAAGTAACCCTCGagatacacatgagaatccacactggagagaaaccattcccctgctcactctgtggtaaagggtttaccaAGAAAGGAGAcctcaacagacacatgagaatccacactggagagaaaccattcccctgctcagtctgtggtaaagggtttgcacaGAAAGGAACCCTCGAggtacacatgagaatccacactggagagaaaccattcccctgctcactctgtggtacagcgtttgcaCGTAAAGGAATCCTCaagctacacatgagaatccacactggagagaaaccattcccctgctcactctgtggtaaaggtttTACACATAAAGGACACCTCAAGCTACACATGACaaaccacactggagagaaaccgttcccctgctcactctgtggtacaaCGTTTGCACAAAAAGGACACCTCAAgcaacacatgagaatccacactggagagaaaccatttgtctgctcactctgtggtaaaaaGTTTGCACAGAAAGGAAACCTCGAGCTACACATGAGAAACCACACTGGAGTGAAACCGttcgtctgctcactctgtggtaaagggtttaccaAGAAAGGAGACCTCaagctacacatgagaatccacactggagagaaaccattcgtctgctccctctgtggtaaagggtttgcagATAAAGGAAacttaaacaaacacatgagaacccacactggagagaaccTGTAG